TCGAGTGCTGAGCGTAATTTCAGGATGGAGGATTGATTCATCACTCAAAACATCGATCGCATTGTCTAACACATTCATGAAAACCTGATTGAGCTGTGCTGGATAGCATTCAACTTCCGGCAAATCGCCATAGCGCTTGGTGATTTTAATATCATCTTCCAAACGACAATGCTGTAGGCGATAGTTCAACATCAAAAGGGTATTTTCTAGCCCCTCATGCAAATCAACGGTTTTGAGATCTGCTTCATCCAACCGCGAAAAATTGCGCAACGACACCACGAGTTCTCGAATTCGTTCTGCACCCGATTTCATGGAAATGAGTAGTTTAGGCAGATCTTCGATCACAAATTCCAGTTCTTCGATTTTTTCTTCCATATCAACATCAGCTACTTCCTGGGGATATTTTTCCTGATAATATTTCACCAAATAAATCAGATCCGAAACATACTGATCGACATAGCCCAAATTGCCGTAGATAAAGCTAATGGGATTGTTGATTTCATGGGCCAAACCGCCCACCAACTCTCCTAAGCTAGACATCTTTTCCGTTTGCACCAATTGCAGTTGGGCCGCTTGCAAGTCTCGCGTGTAGTTTTCCACCCATTCAATCAATTGATTCACGGATTGGGCCAAGGTTCCCACTTCGTCAACGGTCGTGACATCGGCCCGCAACCGGGTGTTGGCATCGTGGGTCACCTGTTGGGCAAGGCTGGCCAGATCTTCGATCGGTTGGGCGATCGTGCGGCTGGTGTAATTACCGAGCAACACCGACACCAACAACGCCAGGAAAATACTCCCGATCGCCATCATCAGCCGAAAGTTTTCGGCCTCGCGTCGTTCCTGAACCGCAGTCAATAGTTCTTGATTGGCATCAATGTTTAAGGACTCCAAAACATTGGTGAAAGCAATGAAGTTATTAAATTCTTGACTGCGGAGCAGTTTGCCAATTTCCGCATCAACCTTGTACTGATTTTTGACGCTGCCGGTCAGCGGTTGAATAACTTCAATAGATCGCTGAACAAATCTTGAAAACTCTGACACCACCGTTGCATATTGCTTAAAGGCAGTTCTATTTTGGGTGAATAGGGGCCGATCATCGATGGCCATTCCCTCTGTTAATTCGCTGACAGTTTCAATTCGTTTGATCAAAGCTTGACCGGCTTTGCGAAAGGTGACCGGATCATGGGTAAAGGGACTCAAGGATTTGGCGGGCAAGTTGGACAAAATATTAATTTGTAAATCCAACAATCGCTTTTGATCTTCGCGATATTCCGCTAATTTTTGGTCGGCAGCCGCTTGGTAATGATTACCAATCAGAATTCCAATTGAGGCCCCAATGATTGGAATACCCAACGCAACCAGATAACCACTGGCAATTTTGGAGCGAATAGCGGTTGGTTTGAAGTTAATCACGGCTGTTTTCCACTGCTGAAGCTGAAATTGAAGCTGCTTGGCCACAGAAAGGAAAGATAAGCTAGAAGAGGCCATGGGGTTTTAGTAGAAATTTGCGTACTGATGAAAGCTGAATTGCGCCCTGGTGTCCCTGATAAACTGCGGATCTTTCAGAATAAAGGAAAGTGACAGATTAAAGATCTGATTAAACATCGACTGAAGCGGCTGATTTTGCCCAGTCCTAAGTACAAATACACATTTGTTTTTGTTATTAATTTTTTCTTAATTATCTGACGCTCCTGATCATACCGCAGTTATTAGGCCCCTGTAACGGGCTATGGATCAAGTTGGGTTGAAGACACGATTTCATCGCCATCAGTGGTGGCAATGAAAATCAGGGGAACTTCATGAAAACTATACAAAATGCAGCGATCGCGCTGTTTTTGGGCGGTGGCACAAGGGGGAGTTTTAGCGATCGATCCGTCGAAATTGCTTGTCGTGATGTTGATTCAGAATTCGATCGCTCGCCAAACGCCATAACCGATCGAGGTAACAGGCGGGAATGGAAAGATACAGAACATCGTTGGCCCCCAAAACGGTTCGCAGCAGTTCCCAGCCGTGGATGGTGGCGTGGTCGGGACGCTCCAGGTATAGCGGCACAAAGTCGAGGTGAATGGCCGCAGTTTCCACATCCAGACCGCAAAGGGGATGAAGCGGAGTAATCAGGGTTCCGAGGGCCACCCACAGCCGATCGCCCGTGACCCCGCTGCCCAAGATCCGCCCTCCCAAGGCGGCCGCCGCAAAGGCCGGCGCAGCAAGCTCCACGGGACTGAGCACCGTTTCAAATTCAAAAACCTGCTGCATCATCATGGCCGATTGGGGATCCTGATTGCGCAACACAATCGCCAGCCGAGGGGCGATGGTACGGGCATTTAGCCCAATCTCCAGGTTAGCCAATTCATCTTGAGTTGTGGTTAGGAGCGCCTCAGCACGCTCAACCCCAACGGCAACTAAGGTTTCTGGCAGGGTGGCATCCCCAATCACCACGGGGATTTGCAGCGATCGGGCGGTGGCCAAAAATCGATTATGGGGATCTTGTTCGATCGCCACCACTTCGCAACCTTGGGCCCGCAGTTCCCGGGCGGTTTTGAGGCCCAAACCTCCCAGCCCGGCCACAATGAAGTGGCCGCGTTTGGGCAGCCGCACCACCTCCAAAACCTGCTGAAACCGAGTTCCCAAGATGTAATCGTTCAGCAGGGCGTAGCAAATCCCGACAATGCCAGCGCCCACCAACATCAACAGAGCGGTGTAGATTTTGAGGGCATCGGGGGCCCGATCGAGCATATCTTCCTTGCCGCCGGCCCCGGTAATTGTGCCCACGGCAAAATAGAACGCTTCAATCAGCGATAGATGGGTGTTGGCAGCCACGTCATAGAGAATGGTGGACACCACAATCGCCAGCAACAGCACCACAAAGGCGATCGCCGCCGGGCGGCCTTGGTGACCCAAGCGCCCCAAACCATCAAGAAAACTTTGTAGCCGTTGGCGACGTTTCAGTTGGGACGGTCGGCGCGTGGGGCGCGTGGCCACAATCAGCCGATCGCCCACTTGCAGTTCCCGGGCCAGGCTGAGGGCGGCCACCAAGTTGGGGCGATCGGCAAAGCGCACATCGCCTCGTGGCTCATCGGGATAACCCTGAAGATCCCGGGGAAAATCGCGTGCGGCCTCGCGATGGCCCTCGCGATGGCCCTCTCGGTGTGGGTCTTCTGCTTCGTAACGATGGCTCACTCGATCGACTGGCGTAACTGGCAAATAGTCGATCAGCATCCGATCCCGATCGTCCCACAGTTCCGAAAGCCGTCGCCCCAGCCAGGGATGGCCAAAATCGATCGCCTCTTCCCGCATCGGCCAAAGGCGATCAAACAGTCGCACTTGCCCGATCGCCCGACTGCCCAAGGCCGCAAACACAAACGCCGGAGCCGCCAAGGCCGACACGCTCAAACTATTGTGATCCGCCAAGGTGGAATCCAGGCGATCGCCCAACTGAGCGTTATAGAGGCGATGCACCACCCGCAAATTTGGGTTTAACAACCGCGCCTGCATCAAGATCGCTAAATTCTGCGAGTCCCGATCGCCCACCAACACCAGGGTTTGGGCCGTAGCAACCCCCGCCGACAGCAACACCGCCGCCGAAGTGGGATCCCCCACCACCACCTGCGCATTGTTCACTCCCGGCAAAGGGCGATCGCTAATGCCCGTGACCGCCGCCCCCTGCTGGTGCAACAAATTAAAAACCTTGTAACCCGTGCGCCCCAAGCCACAAATGATAATTCGCGGTTTCATGGCCCCCGGACAGACAGCGGCGATCGCTTCACACGCTGGGTTTCCAACCATCGAGTATGGTGCAGCCGTTGCCGCCGTTGCTGTGTGCCAGACTACCTGTTGCGGCCTGCGGGACTGATGGAAAGCGATTGAGTCATCGTTTCTGTACAAAATCGATCCAAAAAGACCGACCCCAGCGGGGCTACACCAAAGTCAACCCTGTAGGGGCGTACGGCCGTACGCCCCTACCCGGATTTTCTCGGTCTTAAGTTGAAGCCAATGATCAACGCCCACACCGTCGGATCTCAACAGGACAACCACGCAAGTTTTGGAACAAACACCATCAGCCAAAGTCATTTCACAAAGTCATTTCAGCCAAGGTTTTGGGTCTCCTCGATCGTAATCGCTTCAGACCAGCCATAAAAAGCCAGGGCACAGTTGCCATAGGTCTTGACCCGATCGCACCGGAGCTGGCCCACCTGAAGCGGCGGCTGCCACTGTCGAGGATTAAACTCAACGGCACATTCACCCGCCTCCGCCAACAATTGCGCCTCAGCCACAACCTGCAAAACCGATTCATATAGATCACCGGCATAGGGCGGATCGAAATAGATGCGATCGAACCGCTGGCCCCGCAACCGAGCCAAGACCCGTGGCGCATCTCCCCGCACAATTTCAAACCGCTGGGGCGATCGGGCAATGCGTTGCCAATTGTCTCGAATCACTCCGCAGGCTTGGGGCAACTGTTCCACCCCCACCACCAAAGCCGCCCCCCGCGCCAGGGCCTCCGCGCCCATGGATCCAGATCCAGCGCAAATGTCCAGCCAACGACAACCCCCGATCGCTCCTTGCCAAATTTGAAACAACGCCTCCCGCACCCGCGAAACAGTCGGCCGAGTTGTTTGGCCAGGTAGCGTTTTCAGCGATCGGTTACCGTAAATCCGAATGGCCATAGAACAGGTTAACGACAGCGAATTCTGAAGGAACATCTGAGCAGTCACTGAGGGGACTTGCAAAGCTGGCAAATTGCCAAGAATTGTTTGAAATTCTCAATTTCCAGGAAGTTCCTGCGCAAAATTAGCACACAAAACATTGAGAAATTCATCGAAATTCATCGATTTATCACGGAGCGATCCCAGCTCTCAGGAAACTTCCCTATGCTGAAGGTAAGCCATTTCATTCCCTCTTAATTGATGGAGCCGGAGGTTAGGTTATGCAATTCTGGACTTCGCTCTCATCCTCAATGCAATACGTCTTGGAAGGCTTTGGTGAAATTTTCGCGCCCGACCACGACGACTATCCCGCAGTTGGCGTGCAGCCTTTTGAAGATGAACCCTATCTCGGCTCCAATTGGACTGAATAGCCCAAAGAGCTGATCCCCAAGGGTTAAGTTAAGTGTTTGATCACCTACCTAGCGCTCGTTGGTTTTTCTCCTGGTCGTGACTGAATATTTAGGGGTATTGGGACTCCTCTAGGAATGAGGTTCTTAATGGGTTCAGTGGCAATTCTCCGCCATTAATTGGCTGATTCATGTGGCTGATTCATGGGCGATCGACTGCTGAACCCGGTTGATGAATATCAAACTAAGCGATCGAGGAGCGTCCAGTTCCTCGATTTCTTTTTTGTCGCTTTTTATCTTTTTGTGCTTATTTGTGTTTATTTGCACCTATTTACGGCTATTTATGCTTGTTTTTAGCTGATTTTTGCCCATGCCCTTGGATCCCTTGGCGGGCCCCCAGTCAACCATCGCCCTAACCCCCGGCCCGTTGCCCCATGCCCGAAGCTTGATGGCCCAAAAACTCAGCCTGTGGATCTCAAGGTTGGTGAACGGGGGGTATCAGATCGTTAAACTCTGTTGCATTCTCGTTATAGAAGCTTGGGGCACGCCCAGCCACAGGAAACCCCCGTGATAGGATGACATCCAATCTTTGGGCGGCCAGAGCGGTTTTTGCGGTTTATTGCCCCCTTTTACCTTTGTTGCCGATGGGCAGCGCGGTGAATGATCCAATTAATAATCAGCGGGTAATCCAACGGTTATTGAACAGAGACGGGTTAATCCGTTCAGTGGACGGGAAAAACCCAACGGCGGCAGTAATCCACGTTAATCGCGTGGCTTTGGAGTCCAGAACAAAATCGCAAGCCTTCTCAAAGCTCCTCGCCTTGATTGAATTTTGAGTTCTGAATTAGACCCCTCTGTGAGCCATTGGCCAGTGCGGTTGGATCTAAGGCGCGATCGAAATTTCATCAGGACGAGGGTGATGTCGAAGCCTCAGCCACACGCGTAATTAGGAGAAGCTGTTCGTGTTACGGGTTGCTGTTGTTGGCGGCGGGCCGGCCGGTTCCTCAGCCGCAGAAACGCTCGCTAAAGCTGGAATTGAGACCTATCTGTTCGAGCGCAAGCTGGACAACGCCAAGCCCTGCGGCGGCGCAATTCCCCTATGCATGGTTGGTGAGTTTGAACTTCCGCCGGAGATCATCGATCGCCGCGTGCGGAAGATGAAGATGATCTCACCGTCCAATATTGAGGTGAACATCGGTTCAACCCTCAAGCCTGATGAATATATCGGTATGTGCCGCCGGGAAGTCCTGGATGGGTTCATGCGCGATCGGGCGGTGAAGCTGGGGGCGAACCTGATTAACGGCACGGTACACAAGCTGGAAATTCCCAGCAGTGACAAGGCTCCCTACACCCTGCACTATGCTGACCACTCCGATGGTTCGGTGGCGGGCGTGGCCAAAACCCTGCAAGTGGATTTGGTGATTGGGGCTGATGGGGCTAACTCCCGAATTGCCAAGGCGATCGACGCGGGGGACTACAACTACGCGATCGCCTTCCAAGAGCGAATCCGTCTGCCCGAAGACAAGATGGATTACTACCAGGACTTGGCGGAAATGTACGTCGGTGACGATGTTTCCCCCGACTTTTACGCCTGGGTGTTCCCCAAATATGACCACGTGGCAGTGGGCACGGGCACAATGCGCGTGAACCAAGCCCGGATTAAGGAACTGCAAGCGGGCATTCGGGCCCGAGCAGCCAAGCGCCTCGAAGGTGGGCAAATCATCAAAGTTGAAGCACACCCAATTCCGGAACATCCCCGCCCTCGTCGGGTGGTGGGTCGTGTGGCCCTGGTGGGTGATGCGGCCGGTACGGTCACCAAGTCTTCTGGCGAAGGGATTTACTTCGCGGCCAAGTCGGCTCGGATGTGTGCGGAAACCATTGTGGAATTTTCCAACAAGGGCCAGCGCGTTCCCAATGAAGCAGATCTGAAGCAGTATCTGAAGCGTTGGGATAGGCAGTATGGTGCAACCTATTTGGTGCTGGATCTGCTGCAACGGGTGTTTTACCGTTCCGATGCGACGCGCGAAGCCTTTGTGGAAATGTGCGAAGACATCGATGTGCAAAAGCTGACCTTTGACAGCTATTTGTACAAGACGGTTGTGCCTGCCAATCCGCTGACTCAACTGAAGATTACGGCGAAGACGATCGGGAGTTTGCTGCGGGGTAGTGCCCTGGCTCCCTAGTCCAGCTTCCTGAGACGAAGCCGGATTGGACTGAAGATTCATCAGCGCTCGGCCTTTGGGCTGGGCGCTTTTTAATGAGCAAATATTTTTAATGAGCAAATGAATGGACAAATAATTGTGATCATGAGGAAGTAGTCATAATCAAAGGCCGTAGTGGGCAATGCTCACCTCATCATTGCTCCATGGTATCTACGATATGTCGCACCAAGTGTTTTGGGTAAGGGCTGTAATTCATGATCAAAAAAGTGTGGAGACCTGCTTAAAACAGACCTCCACTGCATTGCTGCTGTGAATACAGCGATTGAATTAAGTTTGGAATTGCGATCGCAAGGATGCGCGAATGCCAAACACAGGTTCAAATTGAATGGGACGATCGAGCGGGTCGATCGGGGCCAAATCAACCTACAGATCGAACTGATTGCCGCGACGATATTGCTGATAGGCTGCGAAAAACAGGCCACTCAGCGTCACCAAAATCAGACCCAAGACAATACCGAGCAAGCGAGGTTCGATCACGGCGGATTCTCCTTCCCTAAATCGTCTAAAACATTAAGTCATTTTTAAAGCACTTAGTCAGATTCCAGCAGTGAAGACTGCGGATCTGGTGCGGTGGCTGTTCCCGATCGGGCAACGCGCCCTCCGATTTTACCGGCTTCTCAGCCCGAAAACTGATTCTGTCCTGAGTGGGCGAGTAGGGGGGAACTTCGGCGGCCCGGGGGCAACCTTTGAGCTATGTTATTAAATGAAAACTTTCATGTCGGTTCCTCAGCAACGCGATCGCCTTGGAAACGCCAGTTAATCAGTCCCCAGTCCAACCTTGGGCGCGTCGTACCCTTGCGATCGCGATACTCCTTGTCCTGTCCGTTTTGCTGATGGTCTGGCCCCTGGGCCAGTGGTTTCAGCCCATGGATCCCTACGCGGAAAGTGTCTTAGCTTTGCAGGGCGATCGCGATCGGGGAGCAGCAATTTTTTCCATGAACTGCGCCGTTTGTCATGGGGCTGATGGCGCGGGTC
This Limnothrix sp. FACHB-406 DNA region includes the following protein-coding sequences:
- a CDS encoding ATP-binding protein; protein product: MASSSLSFLSVAKQLQFQLQQWKTAVINFKPTAIRSKIASGYLVALGIPIIGASIGILIGNHYQAAADQKLAEYREDQKRLLDLQINILSNLPAKSLSPFTHDPVTFRKAGQALIKRIETVSELTEGMAIDDRPLFTQNRTAFKQYATVVSEFSRFVQRSIEVIQPLTGSVKNQYKVDAEIGKLLRSQEFNNFIAFTNVLESLNIDANQELLTAVQERREAENFRLMMAIGSIFLALLVSVLLGNYTSRTIAQPIEDLASLAQQVTHDANTRLRADVTTVDEVGTLAQSVNQLIEWVENYTRDLQAAQLQLVQTEKMSSLGELVGGLAHEINNPISFIYGNLGYVDQYVSDLIYLVKYYQEKYPQEVADVDMEEKIEELEFVIEDLPKLLISMKSGAERIRELVVSLRNFSRLDEADLKTVDLHEGLENTLLMLNYRLQHCRLEDDIKITKRYGDLPEVECYPAQLNQVFMNVLDNAIDVLSDESILHPEITLSTRVIDSQWVQLSIADNGPGIEAAIQSKLFDPFFTTKPIGQGTGLGLAIAYQVVQQHEGQIQVISAPGQGTTIQIELPIRQKLEAEDTVKPFLEKALA
- a CDS encoding TrkA family potassium uptake protein encodes the protein MKPRIIICGLGRTGYKVFNLLHQQGAAVTGISDRPLPGVNNAQVVVGDPTSAAVLLSAGVATAQTLVLVGDRDSQNLAILMQARLLNPNLRVVHRLYNAQLGDRLDSTLADHNSLSVSALAAPAFVFAALGSRAIGQVRLFDRLWPMREEAIDFGHPWLGRRLSELWDDRDRMLIDYLPVTPVDRVSHRYEAEDPHREGHREGHREAARDFPRDLQGYPDEPRGDVRFADRPNLVAALSLARELQVGDRLIVATRPTRRPSQLKRRQRLQSFLDGLGRLGHQGRPAAIAFVVLLLAIVVSTILYDVAANTHLSLIEAFYFAVGTITGAGGKEDMLDRAPDALKIYTALLMLVGAGIVGICYALLNDYILGTRFQQVLEVVRLPKRGHFIVAGLGGLGLKTARELRAQGCEVVAIEQDPHNRFLATARSLQIPVVIGDATLPETLVAVGVERAEALLTTTQDELANLEIGLNARTIAPRLAIVLRNQDPQSAMMMQQVFEFETVLSPVELAAPAFAAAALGGRILGSGVTGDRLWVALGTLITPLHPLCGLDVETAAIHLDFVPLYLERPDHATIHGWELLRTVLGANDVLYLSIPACYLDRLWRLASDRILNQHHDKQFRRIDR
- the rsmD gene encoding 16S rRNA (guanine(966)-N(2))-methyltransferase RsmD, which encodes MAIRIYGNRSLKTLPGQTTRPTVSRVREALFQIWQGAIGGCRWLDICAGSGSMGAEALARGAALVVGVEQLPQACGVIRDNWQRIARSPQRFEIVRGDAPRVLARLRGQRFDRIYFDPPYAGDLYESVLQVVAEAQLLAEAGECAVEFNPRQWQPPLQVGQLRCDRVKTYGNCALAFYGWSEAITIEETQNLG
- a CDS encoding isochorismate synthase gives rise to the protein MQFWTSLSSSMQYVLEGFGEIFAPDHDDYPAVGVQPFEDEPYLGSNWTE
- the chlP gene encoding geranylgeranyl reductase produces the protein MLRVAVVGGGPAGSSAAETLAKAGIETYLFERKLDNAKPCGGAIPLCMVGEFELPPEIIDRRVRKMKMISPSNIEVNIGSTLKPDEYIGMCRREVLDGFMRDRAVKLGANLINGTVHKLEIPSSDKAPYTLHYADHSDGSVAGVAKTLQVDLVIGADGANSRIAKAIDAGDYNYAIAFQERIRLPEDKMDYYQDLAEMYVGDDVSPDFYAWVFPKYDHVAVGTGTMRVNQARIKELQAGIRARAAKRLEGGQIIKVEAHPIPEHPRPRRVVGRVALVGDAAGTVTKSSGEGIYFAAKSARMCAETIVEFSNKGQRVPNEADLKQYLKRWDRQYGATYLVLDLLQRVFYRSDATREAFVEMCEDIDVQKLTFDSYLYKTVVPANPLTQLKITAKTIGSLLRGSALAP
- the petG gene encoding cytochrome b6-f complex subunit V, with the protein product MIEPRLLGIVLGLILVTLSGLFFAAYQQYRRGNQFDL